A portion of the Podospora pseudoanserina strain CBS 124.78 chromosome 2, whole genome shotgun sequence genome contains these proteins:
- a CDS encoding hypothetical protein (COG:E; EggNog:ENOG503NXMX) yields the protein MRFLKLFYLLLVDTGQSIWLFLTGRKKQLGGKRTMAKLILSTGNIVSGGPSIIRKPGAYRSNLELTNSLRSNFLAAQEDYATAAADDEAQDGKLHANGGVENGAAKSNGNALHVNTETGGRPPVSVWTAEEDGALYVPRIDWSEAGLQEEPLQYSITVKLFFLPSASVERRAQFAKKALDLVLKELDAPAIDLLIVSFPGMSFEGDCEWEADRHNAVQGNDEEELATWAAIEDLHRAGLAKSIGLAEFGSEKLARFLQRVQVRPSVNQINIKNCCNVPPPLTKLAKEEGIELLAHSDCIDILPEGTLRELLGQGLGGAGILADPETGAGGLKGDLAPQWVAKYTAVVRDRGVIENKGYFAGAELTEG from the exons ATGCGATTTCTAAAACTGTTCTACTTGCTCCTGGTGGACACCGGACAATCAATTTGGTTATTCCTGACcggaagaaagaaacaacTTGGGGGAAAGCGAACCATGGCAAAGCTGATACTCTCTACCGG GAACATCGTCTCGGGCggcccctccatcatccgcAAGCCGGGCGCATATCGATCCAACCTTGAACTCACCAATTCGCTCCGAAGCAACTTCCTGGCCGCACAGGAGGATTACgctaccgccgccgccgacgacgaagccCAGGACGGGAAGCTACATGCTAACGGCGGAGTCGAAAATGGCGCAGCGAAGAGCAATGGCAATGCACTGCACGTAAACACAGAGACGGGTGGACGCCCTCCAGTATCGGTCTGGACTGCCGAAGAGGATGGCGCCCTGTATGTACCCCGCATCGATTGGTCAGAGGCAGGCCTGCAGGAAGAGCCGTTGCAATACAGCATCACGGTCAAGCTCTTTTTCTTGCCGTCTGCCTCTGTCGAAAGGCGGGCGCAGTTTGCAAAGAAGGCGCTGGACTTGGTGCtgaaggagctggatgcgCCAGCTATCGACCTGCTGATTGTATCCTTCCCCGGCATGTCCTTTGAGGGCGACTGCGAATGGGAAGCCGACAGACACAACGCGGTTCAGGgcaacgacgaggaggagctcgcAACTTGGGCGGCGATTGAGGACTTGCACAGAGCTGGACTGGCCAAGAGCATCGGCCTGGCCGAGTTTGGCAGCGAGAAGCTCGCTCGCTTCCTCCAGAGGGTACAAGTCCGGCCGTCGGTCAACCAGATTAATATCAAGAACTGCTGCAatgtaccaccaccactcacgaagttggccaaggaggaaggtATCGAGCTGCTGGCGCATAGCGACTGCATCGACATTCTTCCCGAGGGAACACTGAGGGAGCTGCTCGGCCAGGGGCTCGGTGGAGCTGGTATACTCGCTGATCCAGAGACGGGAGCCGGTGGACTGAAGGGAGATTTAGCACCGCAATGGGTTGCCAAGTACACAGCCGTGGTGCGGGACCGGGGGGTGATTGAGAATAAGGGGTACTTTGCCGGTGCTGAGCTGACAGAAGGTTGA
- a CDS encoding hypothetical protein (EggNog:ENOG503P32P; COG:S): MKVTSILRPCLRPRLGNCRCYIPYPQYQTRKMRLPYIADPPPTATPEEAEIVQRIQTRRHPRPLQPLDLTLLHSPPVADGWNSFLGAVRTKTTIPQDLREIAISRVAVVNRAWYEWAHHAPLAEQGGVSKEGMNAIKTEQPLVLGETQKHAELTDKQWAVTCYTDEMTRNVQVRDETFAKMREIFSDKEMVEITATVACYNCVSRFLVALDVGERNGTGPDAAH, encoded by the exons ATGAAGGTAACCTCCATTCTCAGGCCTTGTCTCAGACCTCGATTAGGCAACTGCCGGTGTT ATATCCCCTATCCCCAATATCAAACTCGCAAAATGCGTCTCCCCTACATCGCCGACCCACCCCCAACGGCCACCcccgaggaggctgagatCGTCCAGCGCATCCAGACCCGccgccacccccgtccccttcaacccctggATCTCACCCTCCTTCATTCACCCCCGGTTGCTGACGGCTGGAACTCCTTCCTCGGCGCGGTCCgcaccaagaccaccatccCTCAGGACCTTCGTGAGATTGCCATCTCCCGCGTTGCCGTTGTCAACCGGGCCTGGTATGAGTGGGCTCACCATGCTCCCCTCGCCGAGCAGGGTGGTGTGAGCAAGGAGGGCATGAACGCCATCAAGACTGAGCAGCCTCTCGTTTTGGGTGAGACCCAGAAGCATGCCGAGCTTACGGATAAGCAGTGGGCTGTTACTTGCTATACGGATGAGATGACAAGAAACGTTCAGGTGAGGGATGAGACGTTTGCCAAGATGAGAGAGATCTTCAGCGACAAGGAGATGGTTGAGATAACTGCTACT GTTGCATGCTACAACTGTGTCAGTCGGTTCTTGGTTGCTCTTGATG ttGGCGAAAGAAACGGAACAGGTCCCGATGCTGCTCACTAG
- the VAS2 gene encoding AP-1 adaptor complex sigma subunit Aps1 (COG:U; EggNog:ENOG503NUB0), with the protein MAINYLILLSRQGKVRLAKWFTTLSPKDKAKIVKDVSQLVLARRTRMCNFLEYKDTKIVYRRYASLFFIAGCSSEDNELITLEIIHRYVEQMDKYYGNVCELDIIFSFTKAYYILDELLLAGELQESSKKNVLRCISQQDALEDMEVEDEVTKIM; encoded by the exons ATGGCCATCAA CtatctcatcctcctttcGCGCCAGGGCAAGGTG CGCCTGGCCAAGTGGTTCACCACCTTGTCCCCAAAGGACAAAGCCAAGATTGTCAAGGACGTCTCACAGCTTGTTCTTGCCAGACGAACCCGGATGTGCAACTTTCTGGAGTACAAGG ATACCAAAATTGTCTATCGCCGATatgcctccctcttcttcatcgccgGCTGCTCCTCTGAAGACAACGAACTGATCACGCTCGAAATCATCCACCGATATGTTGAGCAGATGGACAAGTACTACGGCAATGTGTGCGAGCTAGATATTATCTTCTCTTTCACCAAAGCCTATTACATCCTTGACGAGCTATTGCTGGCGGGAGAACTGCAGGAAAGCAGCAAGAAGAATGTGTTGCGATGCATCTCCCAGCAGGATGCCCTTGAGGACATGGAG gtcgaggatgaggtcacCAAGATCATGTAG
- the BUD32 gene encoding serine/threonine-protein kinase bud32 (COG:T; EggNog:ENOG503NVEV), which produces MTEPATEFPPPKILTLSPAHKPILITQGAEGRLYKTPSPFQPDQFCALKYRPPKPYRHPILDVRLNKARISSEAKVLDRCYREGVPVPAVLAKDAAAGWMMIEWIEGQPVRVGINKWLGERPEDDDVVDHSQEDETPLIDLMKRIGVAVGALHRTGVVHGDLTTSNMMLRPWADDRLPNGHGDKAEKAKAVAGDVVVIDFGLAMQSQSDEDRAVDLYVLERAFASTHPRAERLFHHILDSYREAFKKAPGVLHKLEDVRMRGRKRSMLG; this is translated from the coding sequence ATGACAGAACCAGCAACCGaattcccaccaccaaaaatcctcaccctctcccctgCCCACAAgcccatcctcatcactcaAGGTGCCGAAGGCCGTCTCTACAAaacgccctcccccttccaaccAGACCAGTTCTGCGCCCTCAAGTACCGCCCGCCAAAACCCTACCGCCACCCCATTCTCGACGTCCGCCTCAACAAAGCCCGCATCTCCTCCGAAGCCAAAGTCCTCGACCGCTGCTACCGTGAGGGCGTCCCAGTACCGGCTGTTCTCGCCAAAGATGCCGCTGCCGGCTGGATGATGATTGAGTGGATCGAGGGACAGCCGGTCAGAGTAGGAATTAACAAATGGCTAGGGGAGCGGCCAGAGGACGATGACGTTGTGGATCACAGCCAGGAAGACGAGACGCCCCTGATCGATCTTATGAAGAGGATTGGAGTCGCCGTCGGGGCGCTTCACAGGACGGGCGTGGTACACGGAGATCTGACGACGAGCAACATGATGCTGAGACCATGGGCAGACGACAGACTACCAAACGGGCACGGggacaaggctgagaaggcaaaggctgTAGCGGgcgatgtggtggtgattgacTTTGGGCTCGCAATGCAGAGTCAGTCGGACGAGGACCGGGCGGTAGATCTCTACGTGTTGGAAAGAGCGTTCGCGAGTACACATCCCAGGGCGGAGAGGTTATTTCACCACATCTTGGACTCGTATAGGGAAGCCTTCAAGAAGGCGCCGGGGGTGCTTCACAAGCTCGAAGATGTCAGGATGCgcgggaggaagaggagtaTGCTTGGATAA
- the MAF1 gene encoding RNA polymerase III-inhibiting protein maf1 (BUSCO:EOG09263FKC; EggNog:ENOG503NXHA; COG:K), whose amino-acid sequence MKQYLSLPAFDKVTSALNFDTPDCHIQGSCDLYTTKAAGSDKKLYKNISQSLESQHAALLKFDASLSPPRRSSMAASLNLERSSPFGSLNEVSNRRTFAYLIATLNASHTDYDFSKVLRPGDFKRENVLRSVMAHIDNTLHSVRPNTNFLDPMAAYDSPSSKVSEFDTGVSPSPPWGPEMWSLIDQEMDLKECSIFSYQPANDPFEDDEGAIWAFHYFFFNKALKRVCYIHVRGVPVMSQSPSVRPHALLSRGSTQSWADNQDDDTVGANKRAIFWLGDRVAERIEISDDDMDDGLIWNRDADGDVSYHYDDDDDYDYDDNLDLAADDSHFGRGVSEDIASRMEIDV is encoded by the exons ATGAAG CAGTACCTATCTCTCCCAGCGTTCGACAAAGTGACGAGCGCCCTCAACTTTGATACACCCGATTGTCACATACAAGGCAGCTGTGATCTTTACACGACCAAGGCCGCCGGTTCGGACAAGAAGCTCTACAAGAATATCTCCCAATCCCTCGAGTCACAACATGCCGCCCTTCTCAAGTTCGACGCAAGCCTTTCCCCACCTCGGCGCAGTTCAATGGCAGCGAGTCTTAACCTGGAGCGCTCCTCGCCCTTTGGCTCCCTAAACGAGGTGTCGAACCGGCGCACCTTCGCCTACCTTATCGCGACCCTCAACGCATCGCACACTGATTATGACTTCTCCAAGGTTCTCCGCCCGGGCGATTTCAAGCGCGAGAATGTCTTGCGCTCCGTCATGGCCCACATTGACAACACACTCCACAGCGTGCGACCAAACACCAACTTCCTCGACCCAATGGCCGCTTACGACTCCCCGTCCTCCAAGGTGTCCGAGTTTGACACGGGCGtctcaccatccccaccttGGGGCCCTGAGATGTGGTCGTTGATCGACCAGGAGATGGATCTGAAGGAGTGCAGCATCTTCTCATACCAACCCGCCAATGACCCCtttgaggacgatgagggtGCCATCTGGGCCTTCCactacttcttcttcaacaaggccTTGAAGAGAGTCTGCTACATCCACGTTAGAGGCGTGCCTGTCATGAGCCAGAGCCCCAGTGTCAGACCGCATGCCCTCCTGTCGCGGGGAAGCACCCAGTCGTGGGCCGACAATCAGGATGATGACACTGTTGGCGCGAACAAGCGAGCCATCTTCTGGCTAGGCGATAGAGTCGCCGAGCGGATCGAAATCAGTGACGACGACATGGATGACGGTTTAATATGGAACCGCGATGCCGACGGCGACGTCTCATACcactacgacgacgacgatgactaCGATTACGATGACAACCTCGACCTGGCTGCCGACGACAGCCACTTCGGGCGGGGTGTGAGCGAGGACATCGCTTCGAGGATGGAGATTGACGTCTAA
- a CDS encoding hypothetical protein (EggNog:ENOG503P2N6), protein MTAVDNTSAGLGGDSYAQQWILMLALTTLVLSLAILSQFATCYARAYIDAPSEVSAFLDAIDSSIAENESYDHDIAKVKRLDDKLRLGKLLHDIQKAGDVLREALNALMEEREGEKRAAQLRTGARLLWASHRQELEDKVRRMDLLRMRFLVVHMGIISSRASDTVAMASRTNGMVINASTRREPSQRPLPPASPPMTPEPPPLPPPQRAFTDSPIKSKPPLRRLTVHSMGHPEAIEVPHRTGWAGVMQELQRSPVLRERHASIELAMSRAVC, encoded by the coding sequence ATGACAGCGGTTGACAACACATCAGCGGGCCTCGGCGGGGACAGCTATGCCCAACAGTGGATCCTCATGCTGGCCCTTACTACCCTCGTCCTCTCGCTAGCCATCCTATCGCAGTTTGCAACCTGCTATGCAAGAGCCTACATTGATGCGCCCAGCGAGGTGTCTGCTTTTCTGGATGCCATTGATAGCTCTATCGCCGAGAACGAGTCCTACGACCATGATATCGCCAAGGTGAAGCGGTTGGACGATAAGCTGCGGCTGGGGAAGTTGTTGCACGACATTCAGAAAGCAGGGGATGTGCTGAGAGAGGCGCTTAATGCGTTGATGGAAGAAAGGGAGGGCGAGAAGAGGGCAGCCCAACTACGGACCGGCGCGAGATTACTATGGGCTAGTCACCGACAAGAGTTGGAGGATAAAGTGCGCCGGATGGATCTGTTGAGGATGCGGTTTCTGGTCGTGCACATGGGGATTATCTCCAGTAGGGCAAGTGACACGGTGGCAATGGCGAGCAGGACGAATGGAATGGTTATCAATGCGAGCACCAGACGAGAGCCGTCACAGAGGCCACTGCCGCCGGCAAGCCCACCTATGACACCTGAGCCACCACccttaccaccaccgcaacgcGCGTTTACAGATTCGCCCATCAAGTCCAAGCCACCTTTGAGGAGGCTAACGGTACATTCGATGGGCCATCCAGAAGCAATAGAGGTACCGCATCGAACGGGGTGGGCAGGTGTAATGCAAGAGCTTCAGAGAAGCCCGGTATTGAGAGAGAGGCACGCCAGCATCGAGCTTGCCATGTCTCGAGCGGTTTGTTGA